The following proteins come from a genomic window of Montipora capricornis isolate CH-2021 chromosome 9, ASM3666992v2, whole genome shotgun sequence:
- the LOC138015181 gene encoding somatostatin receptor type 2-like isoform X2 encodes MNGSSQGNYSDEPVCLFNASAFFITTLSLISLASIIGNIFVISAVYRKPVLRTSTNYYYVNMAVSDIIFCLMAWPFFLTGKIFISKGSVIEGPLATYACKTSLYLRLASYLVSVCSLVLIAVDRFVGIVYPFKVYLLSRKLRVTLISATWLLSLSSCCPIFLFSSEYNDGQKSYCRYWWGGEKAVISSLVGTSFATFVPLGAIIILYQLIMRVLKQNPFQETSPPGINPGYWRNKTCKKTMYLFIVIVAAFFVCWLTPYVTSVVEMFAPELVLKDHCHWIEGLSYTVFPSLSTVMNPVILFSLSSRFREALPTLLPISFSKWKACC; translated from the coding sequence ATGAACGGTTCCTCGCAAGGAAATTATAGCGATGAGCCTGTGTGCCTATTCAATGCTTCAGCATTTTTCATTACGACGTTGTCTTTGATAAGTTTGGCGTCTATTATCGGCAACATCTTTGTCATTTCTGCAGTGTACAGAAAGCCAGTCCTGAGAACAAGTACAAATTATTATTACGTTAATATGGCGGTGTCTGATATTATATTTTGTCTCATGGCTTGGCCATTTTTCTTGACTGGAAAGATATTTATCAGCAAAGGAAGCGTCATCGAAGGTCCTCTAGCCACCTATGCCTGCAAAACGTCATTATATCTGAGGCTAGCATCATATTTAGTTTCAGTTTGCTCCTTGGTATTGATCGCCGTCGACAGATTCGTTGGAATTGTGTATCCTTTCAAGGTTTACTTGCTCTCAAGAAAACTCAGAGTGACTTTGATTTCAGCAACATGGCTTCTCTCGCTGTCTTCGTGTTGtcccattttccttttttccagtGAATACAATGACGGTCAAAAGTCATATTGTAGATATTGGTGGGGTGGTGAAAAAGCCGTCATATCTAGCCTCGTTGGAACGAGTTTCGCGACTTTTGTACCACTCGGTGCAATTATCATTTTGTATCAACTTATCATGCGAGTGTTAAAGCAGAACCCCTTCCAGGAAACCAGCCCGCCAGGAATCAACCCTGGATACTGGAGGAACAAGACTTGCAAAAAGACGATGTACTTGTTCATCGTGATCGTTGCTGCATTCTTCGTTTGTTGGCTAACGCCCTACGTAACATCAGTTGTAGAAATGTTCGCACCTGAACTTGTTCTCAAAGATCATTGCCACTGGATAGAAGGTCTTAGTTACACTGTATTTCCGTCGCTCAGTACAGTAATGAATccagttattttgttttcattgagtTCTCGGTTTCGAGAAGCGTTGCCCACGTTACTTCCGATTTCTTTCAGTAAGTGGAAGGCGTGCTGTTAA